GCGCACACCGGGCCGCTCCGGGGCATCCTTGTGAGGCGGCTAGGGTTTGGCGCCGCCCGCGATCTTGCCCCAGGGGTCCTTGAGGGTCACGGTCCGGTTGAATACCGGGGCGTCGGGGCGGGACTCGGGGTCGCAACAGAAGTAGCCCAGGCGCTCGAACTGGACCCGATCGCCGGGGGTCGCTTCGGCCAGGGAGGGCTCCAGGCGGCAGTCGCGCAGGCGCTCGAGGGACGCGGGGTTGAGGTCCGAGAGGAAGTCCCCCGCCCCCCCGGGGTCCTCGCTTCGGAAGAGGCGGTCGTAGAGGCGCACCTCAGCGGGGACCGCGTGGGCAGCGGAGACCCAGTGGATGGTGGCCTTGACCTTGCGGCCGTCGGGGGCATTGCCCCCAAGGGTGGCGGGGTCGTAGGTGCAGCGCACCTCCGTCACCCGCCCCGCTCCGTCCTTCACCACCCCGGTGCATTGGACGAAGTAGGCGTACCGAAGCCGCACCTCGCGGCCCGGGGTGAGGCGGAAGTACTTGGGAGGCGCTTCCTCGAGGAAGTCTTCCTGCTCGATGTAGAGCACCCGTGAGAAGGGAACCTTGCGGGTGCCGGCGCCCGGATCCTCGGGGTTGTTCACCGCGTCGAGCTCCTCGACCATCCCTTCCGGGTAGTTCTCGATGACGACCTTGAGGGGGCGCAGCACGGCCATGCGCCGGGGGGCCGTGCGGTTGAGCTCGTCGCGAACACAGTGCTCCAGGAGCGCCAGTTCCACGGTGCTGTCGCGCTTGGCGACCCCGATCCGGGTGCAGAACTCCCGCAGGGCCGCGGGTGGGTACCCGCGCCGCCGCAGTCCCGAGAGGGTGGGCATCCGGGGGTCGTCCCACCCGTTCACGTGCCCCTCCTTCACCAACTGAAGGAGGCGGCGCTTGCTCAGGACGGTGAAGGTGAGGTTGAGCCGGGCGAACTCGATCTGCTGGGGAGCGAAGATCCCGAGCTCCCGGACGAACCAGTCGTAGAGGGGGCGGTGGTCTTCGAACTCCAGGGTGCAGATGGAGTGGGTGATGCCCTCGATGGAGTCGGACTGGCCGTGGGCCCAGTCGTACATGGGGTAGAGGCACCAGGCATCGCCGGTGCGCGGGTGGGCCGCGTGGAGGATGCGGTACATGACCGGGTCGCGCAGGTTCACGTTGCCCGACGCCATGTCGATCTTGGCCCGCAGCACCCGGGAGCCGTCGGGGAACTCGCCGGCCCTCATGCGCTCGAAGAGCGCCAGGTTCTCCTCGGGCGACCGGTTCCGGTAGGGGCTCTCCCGCCCCGGCGCGGTCAGGGTGCCCCGGTGCTCGCGGATCTCGTCGGCGGAGAGGTCGTCCACATAGGCCTTGCCCGCCCGGATGAGCGCCACCGCCCAGTCGTAGAGCTGCCCGAAGTAGTCGGAGGCGTAATAGATCCGCTCGCTCCACGAGAACCCCAGCCAGCGCACGTCCTCGACGATGGCGTCGATGTACTCCTGCTCTTCCTTGGTGGGGTTGGTGTCGTCCATCCGCAGGTTGCACCGCCCTCCGAACTCCTCGGCCAGGCCGAAGTTGAGGCAGATGGACTTGGCGTGGCCGATGTGGAGGTAGCCGTTGGGCTCGGGGGGAAACCGGGTGTGCACCCGGCCCCCGTGCTTGCCCGATGCCACGTCGGCCGCGACGATTTCGCGGATGAAGTTCGAGGGCGCCCCGCCCTCGTCCGCCCTTCTCTCCTCGCCCATCCCCACATCCTCCTCTCGCCGGCCGTGGCGCACCCGGGGCCCCCCGCGGCGCCGATTCTCGTACACGATGCCTCCCCGCGTCCAGGACGCGCACGCGGGCCGCTTCGTCCAACCGTCTCCCCGGGTCAAGGCTCCGCCCCCCGGAGCCGATACGTGCCTCCAACATGCTCGTCCCCTGGAGGCCCCCATGACACCGAACGACCGCCGCCGGCTGCGGCGGGCGCTGCACCGCAAAGCGGGCGGTCTGCTCGCCTACCTTCTCGCCCTCACCGCGGCCCTGGCGCTGTTCCTGGGGAGCCTCCACTCCTGCTCCGAGGGCACGGAGGATGTACAGGAGACCGGCGTGCGCATCGTGGAAGACCGGTAGCGGGCGCGGCGCAGGCCGTCACCCCCTGGGCTTGGGCTCCTCCACCAGTGCCGCTCGAGTGACGACCCCGGCGCCGAAGCGGGCCTCCAGGGCGTCCACCGCCCGGAAGAGCTCCCGGCGACGCCCACCCCCCGGAGCCTCGAAGAGGCCCAGCTGCACGCTGCCCTCCCCTTCCGCCCGCAGTCGGGTCGCCGTCACCCCCACGAGCCGCACGCGCCCGCCGCTGCGCGGCACCCGGTCGAGCAGCGCGAGAACCTCCCGGTAGAGCTCGTCCCCCAGGTCGGTCGGGCGCGCGAGAACGGCCGACCGGGTGCAGCTGGCAAACCGCTCGTCCCGAAACTTCAGGGTGACGCCGCCGGCGCGCAGCCGACGCCGCCGCAGCCTCCCGGCGACCCGGTCCGCCAGGGCGAGCAGGGCGCGCCGGACCACCTCCGGGTCGTCCACGTCCTCCTCGAAGGTGGTCTCGGCGCCCAGGGACTTGGCCGCCTCGCCCGCCTCCACGGGCCGATCGTCCTCTCCCCGGGCCAGCGCCGCCAGGTGCTCGGCGCCCTCCCCCAGGAGCCCGGCCAGGTCCCGGGGCCGGAGCCGGGCCACGTCGCCGATGGTCCGCAGACCCACCCCCATCAGGCGCTCGGCGGTCTTCGGGCCCACGCCCCAGAGCCGCCCCAGGGGCAGGGGGGCGAGAAACGCCCCGGCCGCGCCGGGGGGCACCACCACGAACCCGTCAGGCTTCTCCAGGTCGGAGGCCACCTTGGCCACGAACTTGTTGGGGGCGACCCCCACCGAGGCCACCAGACCCAGCTCCTCCCGCACGGCATCTTTGATCCGGCGGCCGACGGCCGCGCCCTCGCCGAAGAGCCGTTCCGACCCCGTGACGTCGAGGAAGGCCTCGTCGATGCTCAGGGGCTCCACGCAATCGGTGTAGCGGCGCAGCACTGAGAACACGGCCTCCGAGATCTGTGCGTAGCGCTCGAACCGGGGGCGCACGAAGACCGCGCCGGGGCAGAGCTTCCAGGCCTGGGAGATGGGCAGGGCCGAGCGGACCCCCGCGGCCCGGGCCTCGTAGGAGCACGCCGCCACCACCCCGCGCCCCCTGCCCCCCTTGGGGTCGGCCCCCACCACCACGGGGCGGCCCCGGTACGCCGGGTGGTCGCGCTGCTCCACCGACGCGTAGAACGCGTCCATGTCCACGTGGAGGATGGTGCGGGCCATGCTCGGACGATAGCGCGAAGACGGCGGCGGGTCGAGGAGGAAACACCCCCTCAGAAGCGATAGACCTGGCCTTCCCGGGCAAAGCGCAGGCGGCCGGTGCGGCCCCCCTCCTCGTAGGCGCGCCAGTCGTCGGCGTAGTGCACGAGGAAAGTGCGCTCCTGATCCTCGGGGGAGAGGGAGAGGAGCTCGGGGAGGGTGGCGTGGATGTGGGCGCCGTTGGTGGCGAGCTGGCAGTCGTGGAAGACGGCGGCGCAGCCGGCGCCGTAGCGGGCCAGGTTGCCCCGGTGGAACCGGGAGTCGCAGGTCAGGAGCGCCGCGCCGCCCGTGGCCCGGTCGTCGAGCCGAAACCCCCAGCTCGGCCGCCCCGGCACGTGGGGTGTGGGAAAGGGGGTGACCCGAACGCTTCCCAGCTCGAAGGGCTGGGTCCCCTCCAGGGGGCGCACGTCGAAGTAGGTGTCGAGGCCGGCCTCGAAGAACCCTCCCCCGGGCTGCCGCAGGCGCTGCCCCATGCCCGCCAGGAGGGCGTGCTCCCAGAGGAACGGGAGCACGTTCTCGGGCACGTGGAGCACCGGGCGCTCCCCCCAGGCGAAGTATCCGGTGAAGCCCAGCTCTTCGAGGCCCCCGATGTGGTCGGCGTGCAGGTGGCTGACCACCACCCGGGCCACCTGGCGCAGGCCGATCCCCAGGGCCCGCAGGGCCCGGGACGCCGTATGGCCCGCGTCGACGAGAAAGGGCTCGCCCCGACCCGGCCGCACGAGGAAGTTGGTCTGGGAAAGGGTCTTGGCAAAGGCCTCGCCCACGCCCAGGGGGACGATCTCCATGAACGCTCCGAGACGGCAGTATGCCGCGTTCCTATCGGATCGGCCGAAGCACGTCCAAAGTCAAGGGGGTTCTCCCCCGGAGAGTCAACCCAGGGGCCACGGGGGGCGCGTTGCGCGTGGCGTGTGGCGGGTTGGCGGGCCGATGGGACCTATGGGACAGAGGCGAGGAAGGCCGGATTCTTCACCCTTCACCCTTCACCCTTCACCCGTCACAGGTTCTCCCGATACCACCCGATGGCCTCCTCCAGGCCTCGGCGGACGTCGTGGGAGGGCTCGTAGCCGAGAAGGCGGCGGGCGGCGCCGATGTCGGCCAGGCTGTGGCGCACGTCGCCCGCCCGGGCAGCGGCGTAGACGGGGTGCCGGTCGCTGCCCAGGAGCCGCGCGATCTCCCGGTAGAGCCCGTTGAGGCTGATCCGCTCCCCGCACGCCACGTTGAAGACCTGGCCGCAGGCTTCGCGCGGAGCCGTGCAGGCCTTGAGGTTGGCCTGCACCACGTCGGCCACGTAGGTGAAGTCCCGGGTCTGCTCCCCGTCTCCGTAGATCTCGGGGGAACACCCCGCCAGCAGGGCGGAGACAAACCGCGGGATGACCGCGGCGTAGGCGCCCGACGGGTCCTGGCGGCGCCCGAAGACGTTGAAGTACCGAAGGCTCACCGTCTCGAGGCCGTAGAGCTCGGAGAAGAGCCGGCAGTACTGCTCCCCGGTGAGCTTGGTCAGCGCGTAGGGGGAGAGGGGGCGGGGGGCCATGGTCTCGACCTTGGGCAGGGTCGGGGTGTCCCCGTAGGCCGACGAGCTCGCCGCGAACACAAACCGCCTGGCTCCCGCGTCCCGGGCCGCCAGGAGCATCTGGAGGGTGCCCGTGACGTTGCACTCGTTGGAGAGGAGCGGGTTGGCCAGGCTGCGGGGCACCGAGCCCAGGGCCGCCTGGTGGAGCACGTAGTCCACCCCCTCGCAGGCCCGGGCGCAGGCCTCCGGGTCCCGCACGTCGCCCTCCAGGAACTCGGCCGCCTCCAGACCCCGCAGGTTCTCCCGCTTCCCGGTCAGGAAGTTGTCGAGCCCCCGCACCGTCTCCCCCCGGGCGAGCAGGGCCTCCACGAGGTTCGAGCCGATGAAGCCGGCGGCGCCGGTGACGAGGAAGCGCGGCATTTGGACTCCGTGACGGGTGACGGGTGACGGGTGACGAGTCACGGGTGACGGGTCACCCGTCACCCCTTTACAACGACCAGTAGTACAGCCCCAGGGCCTGGGCTTCGGCCCGGGAGTAGGCCATCTTCACGTCGGCAAACACGCCCCGGCCCCCGAATGGGCCGGAGCCGGGCCGGTAGAAGCCCTGGAGCCTCTCCAGGGTGAGCTCCCGGAAGGCCCGGTGGCTCACGGCGGCCACGATGGCGTCCACCGGACCGGCCTCCTCCAGCGCCAGGGGCCGCAACCCGAACTCGTGCTCGGCCTCGGCCGAGTCCACGAGCGGGTCGTGGGCCACCACGTCGACGCCGTACTCCCGCAGCTCGGCGATCACGTCCGCGACACGGGAGTTTCGAAGATCCGAGACGTTCTCCTTGAAGGTCAGTCCCAAAATCAGCACCCGGCTGCCCTGCACGGCCTTGCCGCAGCGGATCAGGCCCTTGACCACGTTCTCGGCCACGTGCTTGCCCATGCCGTCGTTGATGGTCCGGCCGGCCAGGATCACCTGGGGCTGGTAGCCGAGCTCCTGGGCCTTGTGGGTCAGGTAGTAGGGGTCCACGCCGATGCAGTGGCCGCCCACCAGGCCCGGCGTAAACGGCAGGAAGTTCCACTTGGTGCCCGCGGCCCGCAGCACCTCCCGGGTCTCGATCCCCATGCGGCCGAAGATGACCGAGAGCTCGTTCATGAGGGCGATGTTGAGATCCCGCTGGGTGTTCTCGATCACCTTGGCGGCCTCGGCGGTCTTGATGGTGGGCGCCCGGTGCACCCCCGCCTCGACGACCAGCTCGTAGACCCGGGCCACCCGCTCCAGCGTCGCCGCGTCCTGGCCCGCCACCACTTTCACGATGCGCTCCAGGGTGTGCTCCCGGTCGCCGGGATTGATCCGCTCCGGGGAGTAGCCCACCGTGAAGTCCACCCCGCACCGAAGCCCCGACGCCCGTTCCAGGATGGGAACGCACACCT
This region of Thermodesulfobacteriota bacterium genomic DNA includes:
- a CDS encoding nucleotide sugar dehydrogenase, whose amino-acid sequence is MSDFVEKLTRGEACLAVVGLGYVGLPLAVAFGKKVPVIGFDVNEAKVASLRRGIDPTGELSQAEVEAGRIQYTTNPGDLRRAGFVVVAVPTPIDRHKRPDLTPVEAASRAVGANLSPGATVVFESTVYPGVTEEVCVPILERASGLRCGVDFTVGYSPERINPGDREHTLERIVKVVAGQDAATLERVARVYELVVEAGVHRAPTIKTAEAAKVIENTQRDLNIALMNELSVIFGRMGIETREVLRAAGTKWNFLPFTPGLVGGHCIGVDPYYLTHKAQELGYQPQVILAGRTINDGMGKHVAENVVKGLIRCGKAVQGSRVLILGLTFKENVSDLRNSRVADVIAELREYGVDVVAHDPLVDSAEAEHEFGLRPLALEEAGPVDAIVAAVSHRAFRELTLERLQGFYRPGSGPFGGRGVFADVKMAYSRAEAQALGLYYWSL
- a CDS encoding MBL fold metallo-hydrolase; translated protein: MEIVPLGVGEAFAKTLSQTNFLVRPGRGEPFLVDAGHTASRALRALGIGLRQVARVVVSHLHADHIGGLEELGFTGYFAWGERPVLHVPENVLPFLWEHALLAGMGQRLRQPGGGFFEAGLDTYFDVRPLEGTQPFELGSVRVTPFPTPHVPGRPSWGFRLDDRATGGAALLTCDSRFHRGNLARYGAGCAAVFHDCQLATNGAHIHATLPELLSLSPEDQERTFLVHYADDWRAYEEGGRTGRLRFAREGQVYRF
- a CDS encoding DNA polymerase IV, with the translated sequence MARTILHVDMDAFYASVEQRDHPAYRGRPVVVGADPKGGRGRGVVAACSYEARAAGVRSALPISQAWKLCPGAVFVRPRFERYAQISEAVFSVLRRYTDCVEPLSIDEAFLDVTGSERLFGEGAAVGRRIKDAVREELGLVASVGVAPNKFVAKVASDLEKPDGFVVVPPGAAGAFLAPLPLGRLWGVGPKTAERLMGVGLRTIGDVARLRPRDLAGLLGEGAEHLAALARGEDDRPVEAGEAAKSLGAETTFEEDVDDPEVVRRALLALADRVAGRLRRRRLRAGGVTLKFRDERFASCTRSAVLARPTDLGDELYREVLALLDRVPRSGGRVRLVGVTATRLRAEGEGSVQLGLFEAPGGGRRRELFRAVDALEARFGAGVVTRAALVEEPKPRG
- a CDS encoding SDR family oxidoreductase, with amino-acid sequence MPRFLVTGAAGFIGSNLVEALLARGETVRGLDNFLTGKRENLRGLEAAEFLEGDVRDPEACARACEGVDYVLHQAALGSVPRSLANPLLSNECNVTGTLQMLLAARDAGARRFVFAASSSAYGDTPTLPKVETMAPRPLSPYALTKLTGEQYCRLFSELYGLETVSLRYFNVFGRRQDPSGAYAAVIPRFVSALLAGCSPEIYGDGEQTRDFTYVADVVQANLKACTAPREACGQVFNVACGERISLNGLYREIARLLGSDRHPVYAAARAGDVRHSLADIGAARRLLGYEPSHDVRRGLEEAIGWYRENL
- a CDS encoding glutamine--tRNA ligase/YqeY domain fusion protein, giving the protein MGEERRADEGGAPSNFIREIVAADVASGKHGGRVHTRFPPEPNGYLHIGHAKSICLNFGLAEEFGGRCNLRMDDTNPTKEEQEYIDAIVEDVRWLGFSWSERIYYASDYFGQLYDWAVALIRAGKAYVDDLSADEIREHRGTLTAPGRESPYRNRSPEENLALFERMRAGEFPDGSRVLRAKIDMASGNVNLRDPVMYRILHAAHPRTGDAWCLYPMYDWAHGQSDSIEGITHSICTLEFEDHRPLYDWFVRELGIFAPQQIEFARLNLTFTVLSKRRLLQLVKEGHVNGWDDPRMPTLSGLRRRGYPPAALREFCTRIGVAKRDSTVELALLEHCVRDELNRTAPRRMAVLRPLKVVIENYPEGMVEELDAVNNPEDPGAGTRKVPFSRVLYIEQEDFLEEAPPKYFRLTPGREVRLRYAYFVQCTGVVKDGAGRVTEVRCTYDPATLGGNAPDGRKVKATIHWVSAAHAVPAEVRLYDRLFRSEDPGGAGDFLSDLNPASLERLRDCRLEPSLAEATPGDRVQFERLGYFCCDPESRPDAPVFNRTVTLKDPWGKIAGGAKP